The Bos indicus x Bos taurus breed Angus x Brahman F1 hybrid chromosome 13, Bos_hybrid_MaternalHap_v2.0, whole genome shotgun sequence genome includes a region encoding these proteins:
- the HACD1 gene encoding very-long-chain (3R)-3-hydroxyacyl-CoA dehydratase 1 isoform X3, giving the protein MVRFYMEKGTHKGLYRSIQKTLKFFQTFALLETHLKPVETGIYFMLLTCDFFCLFVCLQIVHCLIGIVPTSVLVAGVQVSSRIFMVWLVTHSIKPIQNEESVVLFLVAWTVTEITRYSFYTFSLLDHLPYFIKWARYNFFIILYPVGVAGELLTIYAALPYVKKTGMFSIRLPNKYNVSFDYYYFLLITMASYIPLFPQLYFHMLRQRRKVLHGEVIVEKDD; this is encoded by the exons ATGGTACGTTTTTACATGGAAAAAGGAACACACAAAGGTTTATATAGAAGTATTCAGAAGACACTTAAATTTTTCCAGACATTTGCCTTGCTTGAG ACTCACTTAAAACCAGTGGAGACAGGGATTTATTTTATGCTATTGAcgtgtgattttttttgtttgtttgtttgcttacaGATAGTCCACTGTTTAAttg gaattGTACCTACTTCTGTGCTTGTGGCTGGGGTCCAAGTGAGTTCAAGAATCTTCATGGTGTGGCTCGTTACTCACAGTATAAAACCA ATCCAGAATGAGGAGAGTGTGGTGCTTTTTCTGGTCGCATGGACGGTGACAGAGATCACTCGCTACTCCTTCTACACATTCAGTCTTCTCGACCACTTGCCATACTTCATTAAATGGGCCAG atataatttttttatcaTCTTATATCCTGTTGGAGTTGCTGGTGAACTTCTTACAATATACGCTGCCTTACCATATGTGAAGAAAACAGGAATGTTCTCCATAAGACTTCCCAATAAATACAATGTCTCTTTTGActactattattttcttcttataacCATGGCTTCATATATACCAT tGTTTCCACAACTCTACTTTCATATGTTACGTCAGAGAAGAAAGGTGCTTCATGGAGAGGTGATTGTCGAAAAGGATGATTAA